A part of Xenopus tropicalis strain Nigerian chromosome 4, UCB_Xtro_10.0, whole genome shotgun sequence genomic DNA contains:
- the itpa gene encoding inosine triphosphate pyrophosphatase, whose protein sequence is MAAAGRSIVFVTGNAKKLEEVIQILGDKFPCKLVAKKIDLPEYQGEPDDISIQKCKEAAKQIQGPVIVEDTCLCFNALGGLPGPYIKWFLDKIKPEGLHRMLEGFEDKSAFALCTFAYFNGNPDDSVLLFRGKTMGQIVYPRGPRDFGWDPCFQPDGFEQTYAELPKEVKNTISHRYRALKEMSEYFIQNGTDV, encoded by the exons ATGGCTGCTGCCGGCAGAAGTATCGTATTCGTAACAGGGAACGCTAAAAAGCTGGAAGAG GTAATTCAGATTCTTGGAGACAAATTTCCATGCAAATTGGTGGCTAAGAAAATTGACT TGCCAGAGTATCAGGGAGAACCAGATGACATTTCAATTCAGAAATGTAAGGAGGCTGCAAAACAG ATTCAAGGCCCAGTTATCGTAGAGGATACTTGCTTGTGTTTTAATGCTTTGGGAGGTCTTCCTGGACCTTATAT AAAATGGTTTCTTGACAAGATAAAACCCGAAG GGCTGCACCGAATGTTAGAAGGATTTGAGGACAAGTCGGCCTTTGCTCTGTGCACATTTGCTTATTTCAATGGAAATCCAGATGATAGTGTTCTTCTTTTTAGAGGCAAAACTATG GGGCAGATTGTGTATCCAAGAGGCCCAAGGGACTTTGGATGGGATCCTTGTTTCCAGCCTGATGGGTTTGAACAAAC TTATGCTGAGCTCCCTAAGGAAGTAAAGAATACAATCTCTCATCGGTATCGTGCTTTAAAAGAAATGTCTGAGTATTTCATCCAAAATGGCACAGATGTTTGA
- the eef1aknmt gene encoding methyltransferase-like protein 13 — MDLLPKSSKEFAAPEYWEQFFRRRGERAFEWYGGYLELCGLLHKYIKPRDKVLVVGCGNSELSERLYDAGCQNLTNIDVSEVVIRQMKERNSSRRPNMTFQVMDATQTTFDDSYFQTVLDKGTLDAIMTDTDERTLETADKMMSEIGRLLTCGGRFLCVSLAQAHVLEKLVGHFSQGGFMIRVHQVMQGSTSESDSQFPMPVFVFVMTKVRQISGFPTVLEMMPDEEGGKPARWASPEELMEAVKERQRYALIRNRLNQNQSSQEISLDLCDGDSRKSRYTFYIVDNPTVRLSHSNHFAIFIIPQGRETEWLFGSEQGRRQLSGSVGFRRLIIVALHRDQQYTDMKAIQSELSAKVLELAPPGLPDHQQIPFLSAGEDIGARTIQHRGKSDFSGEYVVEDVKGDGNSSYRRLIFLSNQNVVQSEARLLPINTHIGQKKRKDKKKHQKPVKDLEQPTVTRIDKSYLCCEHHKAMISGLAMLPNSGILPECKTSVLLIGLGGGSLSLFIHDYFPGSRVEVVEIDPSVLDVACNWFSFCQDDRMKVQLADGLVHINSLADSGEACYDVIMFDVDSKDPSVGMSCPPPAFVEKIFLQNVHKILNPNGVFILNLVCRDAVLRLKVLNVLREIFPLIYAQKIDEEVNEILFCCANSERKLSSLELKELAMNLEKKLKKPGVQWDSTYSLAEMLKSVQIV; from the exons ATGGATTTACTACCGAAAAGTTCGAAGGAGTTTGCTGCCCCTGAGTACTGGGAACAGTTCTTCCGGCGCCGGGGCGAGCGGGCCTTTGAGTGGTACGGAGGGTACCTGGAGCTGTGCGGCCTGCTGCATAAGTACATCAAGCCCAGAGACAAG GTACTTGTAGTGGGCTGTGGCAACTCCGAGCTCAGCGAGAGGCTGTATGATGCGGGATGTCAGAACCTGACTAATATTGATGTAAGTGAGGTGGTTATTCGTCAGATGAAGGAACGAAATTCCAGTCGACGGCCTAACATGACATTCCAGGTAATGGATGCCACACAGACAACGTTTGATGACTCTTACTTTCAGACAGTGCTGGATAAGGGGACGTTGGACGCCATCATGACAGACACAGATGAAAGAACATTAGAAACTGCAGATAAAATGATGTCTGAGATTGGTCGCCTGTTGACATGTGGAGGGCGTTTCTTATGTGTTTCTCTGGCCCAGGCCCATGTCTTGGAGAAACTTGTTGGACACTTCTCACAGGGTGGCTTCATGATCCGTGTTCATCAAGTCATGCAGGGCAGCACCTCAGAAAGCGACAGCCAGTTTCCTATGCCAGTGTTTGTCTTTGTGATGACAAAGGTTCGGCAGATATCTGGCTTTCCTACAGTTTTAGAAATGATGCCAGATGAGGAGGGAGGAAAACCTGCTCGCTGGGCAAGCCCTGAGGAATTAATGGAAGCTGTGAAAGAACGGCAACGTTATGCATTGATTCGAAATAGACTGAACCAAAACCAAAGTTCACAAGAGATTTCACTAGACTTGTGTGATGGGGATTCCAGAAAAAGCCGTTATACTTTTTATATTGTGGATAATCCAACAGTCAGACTATCCCATTCTAATCATTTTGCTATCTTTATCA TCCCTCAAGGAAGAGAAACAGAATGGCTCTTTGGATCAGAGCAGGGGCGCAGGCAGCTGTCAGGAAGCGTTGGGTTCCGCAGACTGATAATTGTGGCATTGCACCGGGATCAGCAATACACAGACATGAAAGCTATTCAGTCAGAATTGTCTGCAAAGGTTCTGGAACTAGCTCCTCCTGGTCTGCCAGATCATCAGcag ATCCCTTTCCTGTCAGCTGGGGAGGATATTGGAGCACGCACAATACAGCATCGAGGCAAGAGTGATTTTAGTGGGGAGTATGTGGTAGAGGATGttaaaggagatggaaacagCAGTTACCGACGTCTTATATTCCTCAGCAATCAAAATGTTGTACAGTCTGAGGCCAGATTATTACCAATCAACACGCACATAG gacagaagaaaagaaaagacaaaaagaaacacCAGAAACCTGTGAAGGATCTCGAACAACCCACTGTAACTAGGATTGACAAAAGTTACCTCTGCTGTGAGCATCACAAAGCAATGATCTCTGGGCTGGCAATGCTACCTAACTCAGGAATACTGCCAG AGTGCAAGACATCAGTTCTGCTGATTGGGCTGGGTGGAGGCAGCTTGTCCCTCTTTATACATGACTACTTCCCAGGTTCAAGAGTTGAGGTTGTTGAAATAGATCCATCTGTGCTTGATGTGGCCTGCAACTGGTTCAGCTTCTGTCAGGATGATCGCATGAAAGTTCAACTCGCAGATGGTTTAGTCCATATTAATAGTTTGGCAGATAGTG GTGAGGCTTGCTATGACGTGATAATGTTTGATGTGGACAGCAAGGATCCCAGTGTTGGCATGAGCTGTCCACCGCCTGCCTTTGTGGAAAAAATATTCctacagaatgttcacaaaattCTAAATCCTAACG GTGTATTCATTCTGAACTTGGTATGCCGTGATGCAGTTTTGAGATTAAAGGTGCTGAATGTTCTCCGTGAAATTTTCCCTTTGATTTATGCCCAGAAGATTGATGAAGAAGTCAATGAGATCTTGTTTTGCTGTGCAAATTCAGAAAGGAAACTCAGCTCTTTAGAGCTAAAAGAACTGGCAATGAACTTGGAGAAAAAACTTAAAAAGCCCGGGGTTCAATGGGACAGCACTTACAGTCTGGCTGAGATGCTGAAGTCCGTTCAGATAGTTTAA